A single genomic interval of Tursiops truncatus isolate mTurTru1 chromosome 16, mTurTru1.mat.Y, whole genome shotgun sequence harbors:
- the LOC117308532 gene encoding LOW QUALITY PROTEIN: AT-rich interactive domain-containing protein 1A-like (The sequence of the model RefSeq protein was modified relative to this genomic sequence to represent the inferred CDS: inserted 2 bases in 1 codon): protein MRTVQQAIGRCLETGEISLFDVIVEFRYSFFGCAKGLVLWKYEAANTRSDHRELRGAVMLALLETSNYVRLSALIHNYASRQSTGSALQGAAYQGVNQTXETLHTDQRANHEGPWPSRGTRQPPYGPSAPVPPMTRPPPSNYQPPPSMQNHIPQVSSPAPLSRPMENRTSPSKSPFRRSGMKMQKPGPPVPDSHIAPAPVQPPMIRWDITFPPGSVEATQPVLKQRRRLTTKDIGTLEAWRVMMSLKSGLLAESTWALDTINILLYDNNSIMTFNLSQLPGLLELLVEYFPRCLIEIFGILKEYEVGDPGQRTLLYPGRFSKASSPAPVQGEKEEDLLGPKLEEEEEEEVIENDEEMAFADKDKAASENSEEKLISEFDRLPVKLAQKNDPSVVGCSDKLGRVQEFDSGLLHWRICGGVTTEHIQTRLESKTELLPSRPHVPCPPVTRKYVTAVEGTPGTTEQEGPPTDGPPEKRITATIDDMLPTRSSTLTEEGAKSVEATKENSKFPFGISPAQSHRNIKILEDEPHSKDDTLLCTLLGWQDSLAKRCVCVSNTIRSPSFVPGFDFEMSKHPGLLLILGKLVLLHHKHPERKQAPLTYEKEGKQDQGVSCNQVEWWWDRLEMLRENTLVTLASSSGQLDLSPYPEGICLPVLDGLLHWAVCPSAEAQDPFSTLGPNAILSPQRLVLETLSKLGIQDSNVDLILATPPFSRLEKLYSTMVRFLSDPENPVCREMAVVLLANLAQGDSLAARATAVQKGSIGDLLGFLEDSLAATRFQQSQASLLHTQNPPFEPASVDVMQQAARALLALAKVDENHSEFTLYDSRLLDISVSPSMNSLVSQVICDVLFLIDQS, encoded by the exons ATGAGGACAGTGCAGCAAGCTATTGGAAGATGCCTAGAAACAGG AGAAATCagtctttttgatgtgattgtggAGTTCAGGTACTCCTTCTTCGGGTGTGCCAAGGGGCTGGTGTTG TGGAAATACGAGGCAGCAAACACGCGCTCGGACCACCGAGAATTGCGCGGCGCGGTGATGCTGGCGCTTCTGGAAACCTCCAACTACGtgag GCTCTCAG caCTCATTCACAATTACGCCAGcaggcagagcacgggctctgccCTGCAAGGCGCTGCCTATCAGGGCGTGAACCAAAC TGAAACGCTGCACACGGATCAGAGAGCCAACCATGAAGGCCCATGGCCTTCCCGTGGCACACGCCAGCCCCCATATGGTCCTTCTGCCCCCGTGCCCCCCATGACAAGGCCCCCTCCGTCCAACTACCAGCCCCCACCAAGCATGCAGAATCACATTCCTCAGGTATCCAGCCCTGCTCCCCTGTCCCGGCCAATGGAGAACCGCACCTCTCCTAGCAAGTCTCCATTCCGGCGCTCTGGGATGAAGATGCAGAAGCCAGGTCCCCCAGTACCTGACTCACACATAGCACCTGCCCCTGTGCAGCCCCCTATGATTCGGTGGGACATCACCTTCCCACCTGGCTCTGTTGAAGCCACACAGCCTGTGTTGAAGCAGAGGAGGCGGCTCACGACGAAAGACATCGGAACCCTGGAGGCGTGGCGGGTAATGATGTCCCTCAAGTCCGGGCTGCTGGCAGAGAGCACGTGGGCATTAGACACCATTAACATCCTGCTGTATGATAACAACAGCATCATGACTTTCAACCTCAGTCAGCTCCCAGGGTTGCTAGAGCTCCTTGTGGAATATTTCCCACGTTGCCTGATTGAGATCTTTGGCATTTTAAAGGAGTATGAGGTGGGTGACCCAGGACAGAGAACACTACTGTACCCTGGGAGATTCAGCAAAGCGTCTAGTCCAGCTCCTgtgcagggagagaaggaggaagaccTTCTAGGTCCTAAactagaggaggaagaagaggaggaagtaaTTGAAAATGATGAGGAGATGGCCTTTGCGGACAAGGACAAAGCCGCCTCAGAGAATAGTGAGGAGAAGCTGATTAGTGAGTTTGACAGGCTTCCAGTAAAGCTTGCGCAAAAGAACGACCCGTCTGTGGTGGGCTGCTCAGATAAGCTTGGGCGCGTGCAGGAGTTTGACAGTGGCTTGCTGCACTGGCGGATTTGTGGGGGGGTCACCACTGAGCATATCCAGACCCGCCTTGAGAGCAAAACAGAGCTGCTGCCTTCCCGGCCTCATGTACCCTGCCCACCAGTCACTCGGAAGTATGTCACAGCAGTAGAGGGTACCCCAGGGACAACAGAGCAGGAGGGCCCCCCGACTGATGGCCCCCCAGAAAAACGGATCACAGCCACTATAGATGACATGTTGCCCACCCGGTCTAGCACATTGACCGAGGAGGGAGCCAAGAGTGTAGAGGCCACCAAGGAAAACAGCAAGTTTCCATTTGGCAtcagcccagcacagagccaTCGGAACATCAAGATCCTAGAGGATGAACCCCACAGTAAAGATGACACCCTACTGTGTACCCTTCTGGGCTGGCAGGATTCCCTAGCCAAACGCTGCGTCTGTGTCTCCAATACCATCCGAAGTCCGTCATTTGTGCCAGGCTTCGACTTTGAGATGTCCAAGCACCCGGGGCTGCTGCTCATCCTGGGCAAGCTGGTCCTTCTGCACCACAAGCACCCGGAACGGAAGCAGGCGCCACTGACTTACGAGAAGGAGGGGAAGCAGGACCAAGGGGTGAGCTGCAACCAAGTGGAGTGGTGGTGGGACCGCTTGGAGATGCTTCGGGAAAACACCTTGGTCACGCTCGCCAGCAGTTCGGGGCAGCTGGACCTCTCCCCATACCCCGAGGGCATTTGCCTGCCTGTCCTGGATGGACTCCTACACTGGGCAGTCTGCCCTTCAGCTGAAGCCCAGGACCCCTTCTCCACCCTGGGCCCCAACGCCATCCTCTCCCCCCAGAGACTGGTCTTGGAAACCCTCAGCAAACTCGGCATCCAGGACAGCAATGTGGACCTGATCCTGGCCACACCCCCCTTCAGCCGCCTGGAGAAGTTGTACAGCACCATGGTGCGCTTCCTCAGTGACCCAGAGAACCCGGTGTGCCGGGAGATGGCTGTGGTACTGCTAGCCAACCTGGCACAGGGTGACAGCCTGGCAGCCCGTGCCACTGCAGTGCAGAAAGGCAGCATCGGCGACctcctgggcttcctggaggacagCCTTGCTGCCACACGGTTCCAGCAGAGCCAGGCCAGCCTGCTCCACACGCAGAACCCGCCCTTTGAGCCAGCTAGTGTGGACGTGATGCAGCAGGCTGCCCGTGCGCTGCTGGCCCTGGCCAAGGTGGACGAGAACCACTCGGAGTTCACGCTGTATGACTCACGGCTGTTGGACATCTCGGTATCACCGTCGATGAACTCACTGGTTTCACAAGTCATTTGCGATGTTCTCTTTTTGATTGATCAGTCATGA